A genome region from Nicotiana tabacum cultivar K326 chromosome 13, ASM71507v2, whole genome shotgun sequence includes the following:
- the LOC142167960 gene encoding uncharacterized protein LOC142167960, which yields MVLQQQYREKGFKKYSELISLLPVAERNNDLFMRNHENRPTGSTLLREVDEVYSSYSKRRKGRGLVRSRGRGQGRNFPGVNHPTKKNNHQKWKGKDEKPKTNGSETEYFRYGGKRHWANICRIPRHLVEFYQVSLKNKCPDLNFVYDNKFDITHLDVTDSFKHSDGKINHLIGDESVVKDDWVV from the coding sequence atggtaCTGCAACAGCAGTACagagagaaaggtttcaagaagtactctgagttgatttctcttctcccTGTGGCTGAACGAAATAATGACTTGTTCATGAGAAATCACGAAAATCGACCCACTGGGTCTACACTATTGCGTGAAGTGGATGAGGTGTATTCCAGTTATTCTAAGCGTAGAAAAGGTCGTGGCCTTGTTCGTAGTCGTGGTCGTGGCCAAGGAAGAAATTTTCCTGGTGTTAATCACCCCAcaaagaaaaataaccaccaaaagtggaaagggaaagatgagaagcCAAAGACAAATGGTTCAGAAACTGAATATTTTCGTTACGGTGGAAAAAGGCATTGGGCAAATATTTGCCGTATACCAAGACATTTGGTTGAGTTTTATCAAGTATCTCTAAAGAATAAATGTCCTGACCTTAATTTTGTCTATGATAATAAATTTGACATCACTCACTTGGATGTGACAGACTCTTTTAAGCACTCTGATGGAAAAATAAATCACTTGATCGGTGATGAATCTGTGGTTAAAGACGATTGGgtagtttga
- the LOC107824874 gene encoding hydroxyproline O-galactosyltransferase GALT3-like — translation MKKYLLSRKVGRKKWAGFLLIIALGIILFTRYSSVGKSYSSSVGESPKKQSAFEFFNNNNNEGSNDVADENVKLPESKSVVELVTFKEKTRLINVEGLNELYSLNYNFSKEESKALLVWNKMRLLLSRSDGLNLTAQGVKEAAIAWNDLLVFIEKSKATKSLDEKENEDCPYSVTAFNATTSRDGSNLRIPCGLVEDSSITVIGIPDAKQESFQIELAGTKLPEELKPPIVLNYNVILPGENLTKEPLITQNTWTDESGWSKVEKCPDHGSTDLIKVDGLVKCNAKIFRNNVEEIANATSPSSPISADVSNASAYGTSNYPFLEGNPFTATLWAGIEGFHMTVNGRHETSFAYREKLEPWLVSGVNVIGGLDIISILAKGLPVSNDLDLGFDVEDLKAPPTPKKRLVMLIGVFSTGNNFERRMALRRTWMQYEAVRSGEVAVRFFIGLDKNRQVNFELWKEAQAYGDVQLLPFVDYYSLLTLKTIAICIMGVKILPAKYVMKTDDDAFVRIDQVLSSVKGKDPNGLLYGGISFESAPHRDKDNKWYISVEEYPPSSYPPWAHGPGYIISRDIAKFIVQGHQERELMLFKLEDVAVGIWVEEFRRKGNKVQYVDDDRFHNAGCDSDYILAHYQTPRMVLCLWEKLQKEHEPNCCE, via the exons ATGAAGAAGTATTTATTATCAAGAAAAGTGGGAAGGAAGAAATGGGCTGGGTTTCTGCTTATTATTGCTCTTGGAATAATCTTGTTCACTAGATACAGCAGCGTGGGAAAATCATACAGCAGTAGTGTAGGAGAATCTCCAAAAAAGCAATCAGCATTTGAgtttttcaataataataataatgaaggcTCAAATGATGTTGCAGATGAAAATGTCAAATTGCCTGAATCAAAATCAGTAGTAGAGCTAGTTACTTTTAAGGAAAAAACGCGTCTTATTAACGTCGAAGGGCTTAATGAACTATACAGCTTGAATTATAATTTTTCAAAGGAAGAGTCTAAGGCATTGCTAGTATGGAATAAGATGAGATTGTTGTTATCTAGATCAGATGGTTTGAATTTAACCGCTCAAGGAGTTAAGGAGGCTGCTATAGCATGGAACGATTTGTTGGTGTTTATTGAGAAAAGTAAGGCTACTAAATCTCTAGATGAGAAGGAAAATGAGGATTGCCCTTATTCTGTGACTGCATTTAATGCAACGACGTCGAGGGATGGGAGCAATCTTAGGATCCCTTGTGGCTTAGTTGAGGATTCATCTATTACTGTTATAGGTATACCCGATGCAAAACAAGAAAGTTTTCAAATTGAGCTTGCGGGCACGAAACTTCCCGAGGAACTAAAGCCTCCTATAGTTTTGAACTATAATGTAATTTTGCCCGGGGAGAACTTGACGAAGGAACCACTTATCACTCAGAATACGTGGACTGATGAATCAGGATGGAGTAAGGTGGAAAAATGCCCTGATCATGGCTCTACTGACCTGATAAAAG TCGATGGACTAGTCAAGTGCAATGCCAAAATTTTCCGAAATAATGTAGAGGAAATTGCAAATGCGACCAGTCCTAGCAGTCCAATCTCTGCGGATGTGTCAAATGCTAGTGCCTATGGTACATCCAATTACCCTTTTCTTGAAGGTAATCCATTTACTGCAACACTATGGGCCGGTATAGAGGGGTTTCATATGACAGTCAACGGGAGACACGAGACTTCTTTTGCATATAGGGAG AAATTGGAACCTTGGTTGGTTAGTGGAGTCAATGTGATAGGTGGTTTGGACATCATATCGATCTTAGCCAAAGGATTACCTGTTTCCAATGATTTGGACTTGGGTTTTGATGTTGAGGACCTCAAAGCTCCACCAACTCCTAAAAAGAGGCTCGTCATGTTAATTGGGGTTTTCTCTACTGGAAACAATTTTGAGAGACGTATGGCACTGAGAAGAACATGGATGCAATATGAAGCTGTGCGGTCAGGAGAAGTAGCTGTCCGATTTTTTATTGGTCTT GACAAAAATAGGCAGGTCAACTTTGAGCTATGGAAGGAAGCACAAGCCTATGGAGATGTCCAACTATTGCCCTTTGTTGATTACTACAGCCTGCTCACTTTGAAGACTATCGCAATTTGCATTATGGGA GTTAAAATACTACCTGCCAAATATGTTATGAAGACGGACGACGATGCTTTTGTGAGGATTGATCAAGTTCTATCAAGCGTCAAAGGAAAGGATCCTAATGGCCTATTATATGGTGGAATATCTTTCGAGTCAGCACCCCATAGGGATAAAGATAACAAGTGGTATATCAGTGTCGAG GAATATCCGCCTTCTTCCTATCCCCCTTGGGCGCATGGACCAGGTTATATTATTTCTCGAGATATAGCTAAGTTCATCGTTCAGGGCCATCAAGAAAGGGAACTAATG CTTTTTAAACTCGAGGATGTTGCTGTGGGCATATGGGTTGAGGAATTCAGGAGGAAGGGTAACAAAGTACAGTACGTCGACGATGATAGATTTCATAATGCTGGTTGTGACTCAGACTATATTCTTGCACACTATCAGACTCCAAGAATGGTACTATGCCTGTGGGAGAAGCTGCAGAAAGAGCACGAACCGAACTGCTGCGAGTGA
- the LOC107803151 gene encoding putative protein phosphatase 2C 49, with the protein MIVKKSSTTMNTMVVVDAEILSVSVDSVSIDISRSDSGVRCSTSTPTTIIDSARSKFIPAVRSGSYTDIGPRRSNEDEHIRVDDLSAQLGSLYNWPLPGAFYAVFDGHGGADAAAYVRTNAMRFFFEDADLPQASVVDQEFMEELESSHCRAFLKADRALADECRVNAACGTTAITALVLGRHLVVANAGDCRAVLCRKGVAVQLSQDHRPTSLVERQRVENLGGIIEYGFLNGDLAVTRALGDWYMKLPFGSASPLTAEPEVKQMLLTEDDEFMIIGCDGIWDVMSNQEAVNVVRRELRLHNDPQESAKELVNHALCRDVDDNLTAIVVCFASPDHRDSVPSQRPRFRCCSLSEEARKKLQSLLGSN; encoded by the exons ATGATTGTGAAGAAGAGTTCAACGACGATGAATACGATGGTAGTTGTTGATGCCGAGATTTTGAGCGTTTCTGTTGATTCGGTTTCCATTGATATTTCTCGTTCTGATTCG GGTGTGAGATGCTCAACTAGTACTCCAACAACTATAATCGATTCAGCTAGAAGCAAATTTATCCCTGCTGTTCGTTCGGGTAGCTACACTGATATTGGACCTCGTAGATCCAACGAAGATGAACATATTCGTGTTGATGATCTTTCAGCTCAGTTGGGTtctctatacaattggcctcttCCCGGCGCATTTTATGCTGTTTTCGATGGTCACGGAGGTGCTGATGCAGCAGCTTACGTCAGGACTAACGcaatgagatttttctttgaagATGCTGATTTGCCGCAAGCATCTGTTGTTGATCAAGAATTCATGGAAGAATTGGAGAGTTCTCACTGTAGAGCGTTCTTAAAAGCTGATCGTGCCTTGGCTGATGAATGTAGAGTTAATGCCGCTTGTGGAACAACAGCAATAACGGCCCTGGTTTTGGGAAGACATCTGGTTGTTGCTAATGCCGGTGATTGTCGTGCTGTCCTTTGTAGGAAAGGTGTTGCAGTTCAGTTGTCTCAAGATCACAGGCCTACTTCTCTGGTGGAGCGACAAAGAGTTGAGAACTTAGGCGGTATTATTGAATATGGCTTCCTAAATGGTGATCTTGCAGTTACTCGTGCTCTTGGAGATTGGTATATGAAGCTTCCGTTTGGATCTGCATCTCCTCTTACAGCAGAACCCGAAGTTAAGCAAATGTTGTTGACTGAAGATGACGAGTTCATGATAATTGGTTGCGATGGTATCTGGGATGTGATGTCCAACCAAGAAGCAGTGAATGTTGTCCGCCGTGAGCTTAGGCTACATAATGACCCACAAGAGTCTGCTAAAGAACTTGTGAATCACGCTTTATGTAGGGACGTAGACGACAACCTCACTGCAATTGTTGTGTGCTTTGCTTCTCCTGATCACCGGGATTCAGTTCCATCCCAAAGGCCAAGATTCAGGTGTTGTAGTTTGTCCGAAGAGGCGAGGAAGAAGCTGCAGAGTTTGTTAGGAAGCAATTGA